One part of the Haliaeetus albicilla chromosome 9, bHalAlb1.1, whole genome shotgun sequence genome encodes these proteins:
- the OSTN gene encoding osteocrin isoform X3, with protein sequence MLQFQLVVVHLALVITLLQWHSSSVLLAEAAPEPLEPSAALGMGAHPIASEEKSPTNLAAKLFLLDELVSLENEVTETKKKRSFPGFGSPIDRISSTSVDAKGKQRKVVELPKRRFGVPLDRIGVSRLGNTKGASVLND encoded by the exons ATGCTGCAGTTCCAGCTTGTTGTGGTGCATTTGGCCCTCGTGATTACCCTGCTGCAGTGGCACTCTAGCTCAGTGCTCCTTGCAGAGGCAGCTCCAGAG cctTTGGAGCCTTCTGCTGCTCTGGGCATGGGAGCACATCCCATTGCCAGTGAAGAGAAGTCACCCACCAACCTGGCAGCCAAACTGTTCCTTCTCGATGAGCTGGTGTCTTTGGAGAATGAGGTGACTGAGaccaagaagaaaagaagtttcCCAGGATTTGGCTCCCCAATTGACAGAATTTCTTCAACCTCTGTGGATGCTAAAGGCAAACAGAG GAAAGTGGTTGAGCTGCCTAAGAGACGGTTTGGAGTTCCTCTTGACCGGATCGGAGTGAGCCGTCTTGGCAACACCAAGG GTGCTTCTGTTCTGAATGATTGA